The genomic segment AAGCTATCGCCTTTGCCACGCTGCTGCCCGGCGCGCTCTTCTGCGGTGCGCAGTGCCAGACGTGCATCCATTTCCATAGCTCGGATGTGTTGCAGTTCCGCGTTGGCTTGATCACGCACGGTGGTAGAAGGTTCATCCGCTTCTTCTTCGTTGTCTACTCGGGAGAGTCGATCAACAATCTCTGTTAATTGTTCGCGGAGTTCTTCTGTGCGTTGTTCTGCGGCGCGAAAACGTTCAACATGGCGGACACGCTCGGCTTCTGCAGCTTCGTGTTGTTTGTCTAAACGGTTAAGATCTCGATCGATCAGGTCTGTTGTCATATCCAATTCACGCAGTGCTGCCGTGCGTGTGGCGACATCTACGCGAGTGTTTTCTGTTGCTTTTTTAGCGCCATCAAACGTACCTGCGATATCGTCCAACTTCGCGCTCGTGGCTGTGAGCTGCGTTTCTGCCTCTTCGATATGGGCTGAAATTTCCACGGTTGAGGTGTGTGTACCGATCTGAATCCAGCCAGCACCAATCAGTACGCCATCGCGATCAACGGCTCTCAAGCGGGGATCATCCTGGACAGCTTGACGGCCGATGGAGGGTTCGTCGACAAGCAGCACGTCGGCAAGCAAACGGTTTACCGGGCCAGCAATCGCCGGATCCAGATCAACGTGGTCCAGCAACCAGCTCGCGCCAGCAGGCATACTCGCATCTAGGCGCCAAGCACCACTACTGGTCTGCTGGTCATCGACAATGATGGTGCGCGCCACGCCTGCATCAATAAGCTTGTCGACGAGCCCTTCCGCAGCCTCGCCCGCAAGCGCTTCTGCATGCGGGCCCAAGGCAGCAGCGAGCGCCTTATCGACGTTTCGTTGCGGCCGAATCAACGTGGCAAGTTGCGGGTATTTAACCACATCAGAAGCTTCTGAGCGTGGTCGATTTTGATTAAGCGTCTCAATACGAGACTGCAATCTGGAAACTTCTTTTTCTAATTCGCTCCTGTGTGCACGCAGCTGTTCCAAACGCATTTCTGCCGCATGAGCTTCATGAGCTGCTTGTTCCAGGGCTTCTTCCACAGGACGGCGATCAGCATCGATGCCTTGTTTTCGTTCCAGCGCTAAACGCCGTTCGCGTTCCACATCTAAAATTCGACCAATGAACTCTTCCAGCTGTTCGCCGAGCCTTCCAGCTTCTTCCTCAGCTGCCGTGTGCTGAGTGCGCAAAGACTCTTCAGAAGCCAACAACCGCACCACGCCTTCACGACGATCCGAAATCGCCCGCACCTGCGCCACATGTTCCTGCTCTGCAACACGTGCTCGGGTAGCTTTTTCCTCAGCCTGTTCCTGCACTGAATTCAACCGCTCCGCTGTCATGGCTACCGAGGCATCGAGCTCTGCGAGTTCTTGATCAGCCAATTCTGCACGGCGCAGCAACTCATCAGGATCTTGGCCAGCATAGGCCACATCAGCAGTGCCGGTACTAGCGCGATCGGCAGCAATACGGATCGTTGCCGACACCCGCTCCGCCAAAGAAGACAAATCAAACCACAGCTGTTGGGCAGCTTCTGCTTGCGGAGTCACCTCACTCAACTGCAGTTCCACTTCCATTTGAGTGGTAGTAGCTTCTTCCACCTGTGCTTGCGCTGCGTCGACTTGCTCGCGAATCATCTTCTCGCGTTCGGTAGACGTATCCAGCTTTTCCGATAATTGCACGATCTCAAAACCAGCAAGTTGGAAACGCGCATCACGTAAATCAGCCTGCACTGTTGCAGCACGCTGGGCAGTCTCAGCCTGACGTGCCAAAGGCTTAAGCTGCTTAGCCAACTCATGAGTCAGGTCTTGCAAACGGTCTAGATTGACCCGCATACCTTCGATTTTGCGCTGTGCTTTTTCTTTCCTCCGCCGATGTTTAAGCACACCCGCGGCTTCCTCGATATAGGCACGGCGTTCTTCTGGGCGAGACTCTAAAATCTCCGCGAGCTTTCCCTGACCGACCATGACGTGCATTTCACGGCCAATTCCAGAATCAGATAATAGCTCCTGAATATCCATCAACCTGGCTCTAGACCCATTGATTTCATATTCGCTGGCGCCGTCGCGGAACATGCGTCTGGTTACAGAGACTTCTGTGTATTCAATGGGCAGCGCCCCATCAGCGTTATCAATGGTGAGAGTTACTTCTGCACGACCCAAAGGTTTACGATCCCCCGCGCCAGCAAAGATGACATCTTCCATCTTGCCGCCACGCAAAGTTTTCGCAGACCCCTCACCCATCACCCAGGCAAGAGCATCAACCACATTAGATTTACCGGAACCGTTTGGTCCCACCACGGCACAAATACCAGGCTCAAATTTTAGGGTCGTCGCAGACGCGAAAGACTTAAACCCCTTGAGCGTCAACGATTTCAAATACATAACGGGGTGTAAGTCTAGCGCTCTACAAAGCCTTCCACGCCACGCGGCTCGCCCCAGTGCTCAATAACTATGTTCACATGTCCTGGCCGACGATGCTCACTTGGTTGTTCTTTCAAACGCTGCAGTAATTCTTGGCACTTACTCTGTGGTCCCTCCGCAACAACGCACACTCTGCCGTCGTTCAAATTGCTGGCAGATCCGGCCAATTTCAGCTCTCTTGCCTGTGAGGTAGTCCACCACCGAAACCCCACTCCCTGAACATGCCCCTGCACAAAAGCAGTCAAACGGGCCTTAGCCATTGTTCCTCCTCCTATTCGCTGTTCTTACTCAATAACTTCTTTAACGGTGCCACCACAGACGTGGACTCAGATTTCTCTATTGCCGATTCTTCATCATCTTCTTCAATCAGCACAGGTTCCATCCCCTGCTCTGATAAATACTTCAATGCTTTCCCAATGGTTGTTCGCTGTTGCTCCAACCCTTTCAAAATTGGAGAAGAACCATCAGATACTTCTTTTACCCTCATAAGTTCTCGCACAATATGGCGTTCTGCCTCCGCAAGAGCAGTCCAAATCTCCTCAGTCCTATCGATCTCATGGCGCTGCCACAAAATAGCCAAACTGAGTTTTTGCACCACAAATGCTTCAATTTCCTCGGTGGTATTAACTGAGCTCAACGCTCCCACCGTCAAACTTCCACCACCAACTGTGAGCAATGTGCCAGCAGTGACCAAGCCACCCACCATGCCACCCGGACCAAAACCGGCAAGTGCCGAAGTAATCAATGCTGCGCCCGCCACGCCTGGGGCAGCTGCCAGCGCTAACCCACCAGTTGCAGCAGTAACCGCAGCAGCACCGATACCGAACGCACCCCACCGACGCCAACTATTTTTCGTCGCCCCAGCAACAACACCAGTAGCGGTATGTAATGCATCAAAAACATCTGCGCCAACAGTACTGCCCAATTGCGTTTCCGCAGTGAAATCCCGCAGTGCTTCCCTTCTCACCTTTTCAGAGACCTCAATTTCAAAAGGCAGTAAAAGATTCTGTCCCACAATCTCTATCAACCGCTCCAATGCCTTTTCTTTCGGCATAAAAGGACTCAGATCCGGGATCGGCGCTGCTGCTTCCGCATCACCATTATCAAAATCAAGCCGTGCAATCTCAAGTGGAATTACTCGACCATTTTGAGCATTTCGAAGCTTGATCTCTTCCACTAATCGATCTTGAGTTTCACGCAAAGCATAGGCGTAGCGCGTAGCCTCATCACCTTTCAATCGCTGCAACACAAGAAAGCAATAACGCAAAGCCTGCAAGACGAAAATCTCAGAGTCATCCAGTGGAATCTGCAGGTTTTTCTCCGCCAACACGATTTCTTTACTACGAGATCCAAAGAGCCCAAAGCCAATGGCTTCTGCTACTGCATCATCGGAACAATACGCACGAGAAGAATGCGCAGTACCTGGCACCAAGGGAGTTTTAATCCGAAAATCCAGCACCCAAGGAATAGCCACAGAAACCCCACGTTTGGCGGCAACAGGATCAGACCCACTCCAAAAATTTACCCACCATGCCAGATTGCTTGGCGGTGTGCGCAACATTTTAAACAGATCATCAACATTAAACTCACCATTAGCCAACGGGCTACCAATGGTGACAAAGCCTTTGACACTCAGCCCAGCAGGTAATCTGCGCAAAAGATCTGCAGCAATCACTGATCCAAGGCTATGCCCTAATAAAACGATCTCCCCTTCCTCAGGAAGCTGCTCCAAAATACGGCTATGTACCTGGGCTCTGATCTGCTGATTATTGAGGAAATTTCTCGCCTGCGCAAAGAGCGGAAAATCTACGCTCTTAGAAACCACTGCTTTTGTAAAAGCACCGCCTTCTCCCCGATTATGCCTGCCAAGCCGAGTTTCCATCGCTGCAGTACGACGCTCAAAATCAAGCAACTGTGTACCTTCAAGAACTGTGCGCTTTAAGACCGGCGGCAGAGGGATGCTGTGCTGCACATCAAAATTTTCCGATAATTCCCCTGCGTATACCGGACTAATAACAGTGACATCATCAAGGTTGGGAAACCCAATCCTGGTCAATGCAGCAGAAAGCTGATCTTTCCACTCTTGTTTGAGGTCTCCCCGTCCTACCCCGTGCAAATAGACAAGAGTTGTTGTCACATTTCCCCACTTTCCTGATTGGAGTTAATGCTTAATCAACGCTGCACCACAGTTTTAAGTTCCAGTTCCTAGTGCTGATCACTGCATCTGAGCGAAAAGTAGCACACGCTAGTACCGTCAAAACATCAGTTGTCTCCCTGCTACGAGAGGAACTCACCGTGCTCAATGAATCCATCACCATCGAAGGACTGGGAGAGCTATCCCATTCAGGTAAATCACGGCACTGGAGCGGATCAGTGAATGCCGCTGCAACTCACCGCACAGTGGAGTTGACTATTGATGGCACACCCAGCGGACCTGCTGATATACAGGTCGATGCAATTAAACAT from the Corynebacterium crudilactis genome contains:
- the smc gene encoding chromosome segregation protein SMC, which encodes MYLKSLTLKGFKSFASATTLKFEPGICAVVGPNGSGKSNVVDALAWVMGEGSAKTLRGGKMEDVIFAGAGDRKPLGRAEVTLTIDNADGALPIEYTEVSVTRRMFRDGASEYEINGSRARLMDIQELLSDSGIGREMHVMVGQGKLAEILESRPEERRAYIEEAAGVLKHRRRKEKAQRKIEGMRVNLDRLQDLTHELAKQLKPLARQAETAQRAATVQADLRDARFQLAGFEIVQLSEKLDTSTEREKMIREQVDAAQAQVEEATTTQMEVELQLSEVTPQAEAAQQLWFDLSSLAERVSATIRIAADRASTGTADVAYAGQDPDELLRRAELADQELAELDASVAMTAERLNSVQEQAEEKATRARVAEQEHVAQVRAISDRREGVVRLLASEESLRTQHTAAEEEAGRLGEQLEEFIGRILDVERERRLALERKQGIDADRRPVEEALEQAAHEAHAAEMRLEQLRAHRSELEKEVSRLQSRIETLNQNRPRSEASDVVKYPQLATLIRPQRNVDKALAAALGPHAEALAGEAAEGLVDKLIDAGVARTIIVDDQQTSSGAWRLDASMPAGASWLLDHVDLDPAIAGPVNRLLADVLLVDEPSIGRQAVQDDPRLRAVDRDGVLIGAGWIQIGTHTSTVEISAHIEEAETQLTATSAKLDDIAGTFDGAKKATENTRVDVATRTAALRELDMTTDLIDRDLNRLDKQHEAAEAERVRHVERFRAAEQRTEELREQLTEIVDRLSRVDNEEEADEPSTTVRDQANAELQHIRAMEMDARLALRTAEERAGQQRGKGDSLRRQAAAELQAKIRHDQALEARRRRTHLAAAIRTGAQAVSERVAVALSQAAAERDQRNQEKAVLVTQAAQAKDTVNAVRQQLNRLNDNAHSMEIARSQAQVRMEAAVAKITEQLGIPVTELLHDYSPTEGFDEKFQRARLKQAEKDLAALGKVNPLALEEFKALEERYEFLSTQLADVEQARADLSGVIDDVDAKILQLFTDAWKDVEAEFPRVFSTLFPGGEGKLVLTEPDDLLATGIEVEARPPGKRVKRLSLLSGGEKSLTALAMLVAIFRARPSPFYVMDEVEAALDDVNLRRLIALFEELRQDSQLIVITHQKPTMDVANVLYGVTMRDDGVTRVISQRMEPASVG
- a CDS encoding acylphosphatase gives rise to the protein MAKARLTAFVQGHVQGVGFRWWTTSQARELKLAGSASNLNDGRVCVVAEGPQSKCQELLQRLKEQPSEHRRPGHVNIVIEHWGEPRGVEGFVER
- a CDS encoding alpha/beta hydrolase; protein product: MTTTLVYLHGVGRGDLKQEWKDQLSAALTRIGFPNLDDVTVISPVYAGELSENFDVQHSIPLPPVLKRTVLEGTQLLDFERRTAAMETRLGRHNRGEGGAFTKAVVSKSVDFPLFAQARNFLNNQQIRAQVHSRILEQLPEEGEIVLLGHSLGSVIAADLLRRLPAGLSVKGFVTIGSPLANGEFNVDDLFKMLRTPPSNLAWWVNFWSGSDPVAAKRGVSVAIPWVLDFRIKTPLVPGTAHSSRAYCSDDAVAEAIGFGLFGSRSKEIVLAEKNLQIPLDDSEIFVLQALRYCFLVLQRLKGDEATRYAYALRETQDRLVEEIKLRNAQNGRVIPLEIARLDFDNGDAEAAAPIPDLSPFMPKEKALERLIEIVGQNLLLPFEIEVSEKVRREALRDFTAETQLGSTVGADVFDALHTATGVVAGATKNSWRRWGAFGIGAAAVTAATGGLALAAAPGVAGAALITSALAGFGPGGMVGGLVTAGTLLTVGGGSLTVGALSSVNTTEEIEAFVVQKLSLAILWQRHEIDRTEEIWTALAEAERHIVRELMRVKEVSDGSSPILKGLEQQRTTIGKALKYLSEQGMEPVLIEEDDEESAIEKSESTSVVAPLKKLLSKNSE